Within the Solibacillus silvestris genome, the region GATCGCTACTTTTGCTTCTTCATTTTTTAATAGCTGGATATTTTCTACTGATCCTGCTGATGATTGACCTGTCCCCTTAACATTGTCTTCAACTAAGATTTCAGTCCATAAATTTCCTAGTCCAACCCCAATTGGATAATAAGTTCCCCCTGCTGATGCAGTTGCAATTGTTATGAATTCACGTCGTTCAATACACCCTGACAACACTAATGTTAGCGCTACCAAAAATAATATAAGAGACTTTTTCATTTCATTCCCCCCGTTTATGAAAAGTTTTAAGCTTGTATGACAAGTTTACAAGTAGAATATTATATTATCAATACTAAATATTCAGAATTTTAAATTTACCCAATTTTGCCTAGTAGTTAGTAAATATTATTTATATTTAAAGGACACCTTTCTAAAGCAAAAACCCATTCCTGTCTTTAATAAATATTTTTTCTCTTTTATTCTTTATTTCTCTTTAAATTGACGTTAACGTAAATGGTATACTTTTGCCAATGGGGGTGCCTTATATGAAATCCATTAAAACGATCGCTAAAGAATACGCACTCACAACGAGAACATTGCGCTACTATGAAGAACTCGGGATTATGAAACCGACACGACCTCATAATGGAATGCGCCACTATTCCAAACGAGAGGAGGCAAAGATTAAGTTAATTATCCGCGGAAAAAAGTATGGCTTTTCTATGGAAGAAATCAAGGAAATGATTTTACTTTTTGACCTTGATCGTACTGGTATTAAACAGTTGGAGAGGACAATCGAATACGGTCAGCAAAAGTTAAAGGAAATTGACCAGAAGATTCAAGAATTGTATGAAATCCGTCAAGATATCGAAAGGACGGAAGCTATTTTTCGGGAAAAACTAATTCTATTATTGGAGGACCAATCATGAATATTTCTAATCTGTTAGCTCGTCATGCAAGAAAGTATCCGAATCAAATTGCTGTCATTAGTCTCGGTCAGGAAACAACGTATCAACAATTGGATGAACAAGTAAATAAAATCGCCGGCTCATTGCGTGCAAGCGGAATCGTTAAAGGTGATAAAGTCGGGATTTTCATGCCGAACGTAAAAGAGTTTGTCGCACTTTACTTTGCCATTCAGCGTGTTGGTGCAGTTGTAGTCCCGATCAATGCCAAATTTGTCACGCGTGAAATTGAATATGTGCTCAATCATAGTGATGCAAAGGCGATCTTTGTACATGAGCTGATTTTCGAACAGGCTGCTACGATTATGTTCAACGGTCTGAAAGTAAAAACAGGTCCTGTCATTCATGATTGGCAAAGCTTCAATCAATTCGAGGCTGAAGGTAATGAGGTTGTTTGCTGTGATTTAGTGGAAGATGATCTTTCTACTTTACTTTATACATCCGGCACAACCGGCAATCCAAAAGGTGTTTTACTGACAAACCGCAATGTACTTGCTGTATCACATATGATTGCCATTGAAATGGAAGTAAAACCTGAAAGCCGAATGCTGATTATGATGCCGTTAACTCATTCTGCTCCATTGAATTTATTTTTAGTTACAGCTGTTTTAGTCGGGGCTACCGCTGTACTCACACCAACGTTTACGCCTGACTTATTAATAGATACAGTAGAAAAATACAAAACGACACATTTCTTCGGGGCACCTGTTGCCTATCTTTTAACTGCTGGCTCACCGCGCATCGCAAACGCGGACCTTTCGTCAATGAAATGGTGGGTTTACGGAGGGGCACCGCTGTCTGAAAAAGAAGTCGTCTATATTCAACAGCAGTTCAATACCGACAATTTAGTATGTGTGTACGGTTTAACGGAAGCGGGTCCGAGCGGATCGATTCTACACGCAGCCGACCATCCTCATAAAGCAGGCAGTATCGGAAAGCGTGCACCATTTGGAACAGAGCTGCGTGTTATTAATTCACTCAATGAAAATGTTGCTCCAGGTGAAATTGGTGAAATCATTTTATATGGTGAAGGTAATATGAAAGAGTACTATAAAAACCCGGATGAAACTAAGAATATTTTCATCGATGGCTGGGTACGTTCAGGCGATTTAGCCCGCATTGACGAGGAAGGCTATATTTACATTGTTGACCGTAAAAAAGATGTAATTATTTCCGGCGGCGTCAATATTTATCCGAAAGAAATTGAAGATCAACTACTGCAGCATGAAGCTATTTTTGAAGTAGCGGTGTTCGGCGTGCCGCATCCTGAATGGGGGGAAACAGTAAAAGCGGTTTACTGTGCGAAAGTCCCTGTTTCCGAGCAGGAAATTCGAGAGCATTTAGAAAATAGACTTGCCGCGTTTAAAATACCGAAAATATATGAACAAGTTGAAGCACTTCCGCGCAATGCTTCCGGGAAAATATTAAAACAACAGCTAAGAGGTGAAGCAAATGCAAGTGTTAGCCAATAAACATGAAAAAAACCAAAATTTTTACGAGTTTGATCAAACATTGCATCAGCTACTACAGCAAAAGCTTTCTCCGTCTTTTTACCGTTATGCCGATGAGCAGCTGACAGCATTCGGTGCGCTTTGTGCAGGACCAATTGATGCCCGTGCCAAAGTGACAGACCGTGAAGGTGAACCGAGATTACGCCGCTATAATGCATACGGCGATGAAGTAAGTGAAGTCATTGTAAACGAAGGTTATAAACAAACGGTTGCCGAAACTTATGCAACAGGAATTGTCGGCTATGTGCATAAAGACATTCCGGAATTAGGTCATAAAGGCAATTATGTATACAGCTTTGCGCAAGGTTATTTATTGTCGCAAACTGAGCCCGGCTTTTACTGTCCTGTTACATTGACGATGGCGACTGCGTATTTATTGGAGCACTATGCATCAGAAGAGCTGAAGCAAAAGTTTATGCCGCACATCTGTGCAACAGGCGATACGGAGTTATTTGAAGGGGCTACGTTTTTAACAGAACGTCAAGGTGGATCTGATGTCGGTGCGAATGTAGTGGAAGCGCGATTGGATCAAGGGGAATGGCGTTTATACGGTGAAAAGTACTTTGCGTCGAATGCGGGTATGTGCGGAGTGGCAATGGTACTTGCACGCCAAACGACCAATTCCAAGCAAGGCTCGAAAGGCTTAACATTGTTTGCTGTACCGTGGCGTAATGACGATGGTGAGCTTAATCACATTACGATCCGCCGTTTGAAAGATAAGCTTGGCGTAAAAGCAGTACCATCAGGTGAAGTTGAGTTTAACGGTGCAAAAGCATATGTTGTCGGGGATCCGTCCAAAGGGATTTACTATATGCTCGAAGCACTCAACTTATCACGTATTTGCAATGCCGCAGCATCGGTTGGCATTATGAAACGTGCCCTTGATGAAGCAGTCCATTATACAAACGGACGTATCGCTTTTGGACAGACCGTTGCCGAGTTTCCGATGGTGCAACATTCATTAGGCGCATTGCACGCAAAATGGCATGCATCACTTGTCGCGTTATTTGATTTAGTATCGCGCTATGATGAGATTATCGGCGGTAATGCATCTGAAGACGAACAGCAAATCGTCCGCCTGTTAATTGCGTTAGTAAAAAAGGAAACGGCAGAATGGGCGATTGAATTTACCCATGAAGCAATTGAACTACATGGCGGCAACGGCTATATCGAGGATTTCGTACTCCCCCGTTTACTTCGGGATGCCCAGGTATTAACCGTTTGGGAAGGAACTGCGAACATATTGGCACACGAGCTCATTCGCCTTGTGCAAAAAAATGCGCATATTACGCTCCTTCATGAACTACAGCAAACGAGCCATCCGTATTTGCAGCAGCTTGCCTCTGTCGTGGAGCAGCGTTTTGCAGTGTTTGTCACACTAGATCCGGCAATGCAAACGCTCGAAGCAAAACCGCTGATGCAACAGCTTGCTCGTCTATACGAAGCAGTTGTCGCAGTAAAGCATGCTGAATCGGCCGGTGAACGCGAGCAGATGCTGGCGGAAATTTATATCGAAGAACAATTTGATCAAAAGCCCTTTGGTGAAGTGCCGTTAGCGGTGAAAGGGTTTAAATTGTTGAATAGCGGTTATTGATTGGTTGAGTGGAACGCCTTGGTTGAGTAGTTACCGGGCGTTTTTTGTTGGGCTGGATTATGTTGCCCGGGATTTGCGCCGGGGTGCACTAGAGTTTGGCCGGGTATTCTAATATAGTTACAGAAGTTCTAAAATCATTTTATTTGTTCTAATAAAGTTGCGATTTTCAAATTTATTCTCCAGTTGTTCTAATAAGGAATCGGTTTGTTCTAATATCACCTCCAGACTTTCCAATATCGGGTTGAGTTTTTCTGAAATCGTGTTCAATTGTTCTATTAAAAAAAAGTGCGAGAAAAAAAGATTCCTTTTTTTAACTTTCTGTTGTCTAGTTACATAGTTTAATGGGTATGAGATTTTAGATAGGATATGGAGGATGGAAAATGATTCGATTATTAAAGAAAATGAACGGCGACACACAATTTTGGCAAGCCTGGAAAATGAATAAGCAGATTCATATATTATCCGGGACATTAGGTGAGCAAGGTCAGGAGGAGGAACTGCCGTTAGGATTTTTTCAAAGTTCTAAACGCGTCATGGAAAAACTGGCGGCAGAGAAGGTCAATCAAGGCTATGAATATGTAGATCCCGGTTCTTTAATTAAAATTGCTGTTCAATACCGTTATGAACAGGAAGAGCAGTTTGAAGAAGCGGAAGAAAGAAGCCTGTTCGTGGAGGATTTATTAGATGATATTTTGCACGAAACTGGAAACGGCGAGCTTTATGGCTCCGAAATCGGGGATGGTGCCGGCATTACGTTCTGCCTCGTTGTAGATTTAGGATTAGCACTGAGATCAATCTTAACAATACTAACCGAACATCAAGTAATTGATGGAGCGGAAATTGCCTATTTAAATGATGAAGAGACCTATATTGGCATTTATCCTGAAGGCATAGTGTTTGAGCTCGTATAAATAAAAAATAAGGGTGTGAACCATATAAAAACACTGTCCACACCCGTTATATCTTTAAAGTTTACTTCGCTTCTTCAATCGCTTCCATTAAAGCAGGAAATAACTTTGCATCGTCTGCATCTTCATCTGTTACTTCATTTAAAATCTCAAAATCATCTGCATCGATGACAAATAGGCTCATGCCTTCTTTTAAAAATTCATCGGCTTCTACTTCACCTTCGTAATATTGATACGTTGCTAATACGATGTTTGAACCTTCTTCTTCATCAAAGAAGAAATAAAGCTTTTCCGTGTTGCCGTATACTTCTTCCAAAACATCTTCCAGCGCTTCCGTACCTTTACTCCACTTCACTTCATTATTTATTGTCGCTGCCACGAGCGATTCTAATAGTTCGTCTACTGTATTTGTCATAATAAGCCTCCAACTCCGCTCTATATGGCGGTTAGTATTCCCACTGTAACATAAATCTAACGTTAAAACGTTAAAGGCAGAATATTATTTGCTCACGATTTGTTCATTCACCTCGTAATGCGCTGCGAATAACTTTTCGATCGTCAAATCCAGTAGACCGACTAATGTTTCAAATGCAAAATCCGCGTCCAGCCGTTCCGTCCATTTATGCGGGTCTCTCCCTACCGGACCGATGTTCAGCACCGGTACATTCAGCTTTTTCATATCCCCGATCGGTAGCGAGTAGCCTTTATCCCAAACCGGCATATTGTTTATAAGCGACGCAATCGAACTGTTTTCATAGTTTAGTCCTACATAGCTTAAATCCGATATTCCGGCAAAGTAGTTTTGAATAGTAAACTCCATATTAAAAGTTTCATGCGTGTATTGCTTCAACTCATTTACAAGGTTGCTGATGAGTCCATTTTTGCCCGAACTGATTGCAGGATAAAATGGCGGCGCAAAGAAAATGACAATCATCGGTGCCAGCTCATTACATAACGCAGCTAATTGATCGACTAGATCAATTGTTCGTTTCCGATCATCTTTTTCGCTGTCCCGATTTGATAGAAGCCCTTCAACTTTTTCCTCACCGTATTTCTCCAGCGCATATTCATAAATTTCCTCATACGTCATGACCTTCACTTTTAATTGCTGCGGTGTAAATTCCGTATGCTGTGAGTACTTCGTAGCTTTGTTCATATAGGACTGTTCAATTTCATTTGCCGCTTTGATCGCTTTTTGCTGGAGCAATGAAACAACGTCTGTCATGCTTCTTTCAAATAAAAATAAATTAAACAGCGTCACAGCCCGGTGTGAAATTTGTGTGGAATACTCCGTTTTCAAGTCACGGTATATTAAATTTGTTGGTGGCGGTGTAATTTCCTCGTCCACTTTTTCACAAAAGTCCGTATTTAATTCCATTTCAGCTGTGATTACCGATGCCATATAATTTGCATTCAATCCACCAAAAGGTTCCCCGACATGGGCTTCCTTCCCGTAGCATAAAAAGCCCGGCAATGCTTTTCCGATAGATCCGGTATAGAAGTAATTATTTTTATCGCCAGGAAAATTGCTGAACATCGGCTCTGAATTGAAAATTGTTGTATATTCAAGATTATGCTCTTCCAGAAGTTGTACAAGTTTTGGAACCGCTGCTCGCATCCCTTCAGAGTTTACTTCCTCATCAGGAACGGTCAATAAAAGAATGTTGCCGTCGTACTCTCCGAACGTCGCTTGTTCAACAATGGACATATGCAAGGCAAGCCCGCATTTCATATCCATTGTCCCTCTGCCGAATAGCCAGTTTCCGCTCTCCATATCAACTTGCACTGCTTCAGGCAAGTCGTCTTTGATCGAGTAAAATTGTTCCGTTAGCTTCTCAGGATCAAAAGCATATTGTTTCCATTTTCCGTAGTCCTGCACATCCACTACATCAAAGTGACTAATTAATACAATTGTTTTTTTAGTATCTGGAGATTTTTTGACCAATGCGCTAATAAAACTGCGCCCGTCACTCAAATATGTTCGATTTAAATGGCCAGGGTTTTCTTTGAAATAGGCCAGCTCCGACAGTTTATTCACTACAATATCAGGGAATTCCTTTTCTGCCTGTGAACCTGAAACACTTTTTACTTGTACAAGTTCACATAATAATTGCCTTAACTGCTCTTTGCTCTTCCATTTAAACACAACATACCCTCTCCTTTGTCTATTTCTAGCTGTCCCTCTATGTCGCCTCATTTTCCTCAGTGTAAATAAATGTGAATATTCAGTCAATCATTTGTTTAAGACTATAATATTCTTTGAGAGATGCAATCGATAAAAAATGTTAAAAACGATCAGAAGATAAAAAAATCCCGCTACCATTAAAGATAGCAGGATTGGTTATGTGCATTTAAGCTTATTTCTTTTCTTTACCCATTGTATGGAATAATTGAATTGAAGATAATGCATTAATAATAGCTAAAAGTTTTTCCGCACATTCCTCGATTAGGCATCTTTCTATTATATACTCCAAAAATCTGTTGGTAGCCAAATTCATTGAGTTTTAAATCTTTTCAGTTACTTTTCTAATTCATAAACATCAGTTATGTGAATATAATATTTTTGTTCCACATTATTATTGATAAGTTTTCCTTCATATAATAATGTACCTTGTTCAATATCAAAAATCTTGAGTATAAAATCGCTATTCACTTCTGTCATGACGTAGAATTTTCCGTTTAGTGTAGCCGTGCTATTAAGTTCAGGAATTAACACTTTTTCAGAATACGGTACAGTAATCGGTTCAAGCCATCGCTGCTGTCCGATATTATATCTGTAAATGACTATTTCCTCTTTTGTTGAATAGGCGATAACTAAATAATTATCATCCACTTCAATACTTTGCATGTTCTGATCTAAACCTTCCGGTAACTGAATATCTGTTATTTCATTCGTTTCCGTATTTAATGCGCTGAACTGACGTGAAAAAATATCTTGTTCAGGACTTTTCAAATCAAAAGAATTTATAGAATAGACGTGGTATTTTTCATGACCTAAATTTGAATAAGAATTGTAGGAATCAATACTTCTTCTTGTCGTATCATCCGTTGTTGCTTCTTCAAGTAAAGTTTCACTCAGCAGCTGCTGCTTTTTCAAATCAATAATTACTTGATACATTTTTTCGCTTCCGTCATTATCCATTTGTTTTACAATAAGTTTAAGCTCATTATCAATAACCGTAATGTCATTATAAAAAACCCAGTTATATCTATTTTTCAGTTGTGACTCGATAGTAAATGAAGTTTTTTCATCCTTCACTTTATCCAGTATATCAACTTCATAACTATAGGTGTCCCCTTCTTTTATCTTCCAGCCTTCCTCAGGTTCATTCATATAAATTAGCTTCATATCGTCCTCAAAATAGTTATTTTCAATAAATGCTTTACCGCGCATAAAGCTTTTATGTTCATCTATAAGTCTTTGAAACCTTATCGGCACTGTACGGTTATGAATAGATTCAATTAATGTGGATTCATCTTTACTAATAAGAAGTAAATTGTATCCTATCCCATACTCAACGCTTGTTTCGAACATCAATGAATCTATATATTTATCATCACCTGAAATTTTTTCGAACGTAAAATCATACTCTTTGTCTTTTGCGTTCACTACTTGTATATAGTGCACAGTAAATGTTACAACGATGATTCCGGCAATTAAAAGAAGTTGCCAATATTTTTTCATGTAATTCCCCTCCTCTACACATTAATCTTTCGTTTTAATAAATAATCTGCTAAATAAATCGCAAGGGCAGTAGTTAAAATACTGAACCCAGTCACTAGTAAATAAATTTCATTCATATAAAAATAATCGGTAATCGTTTGAATGATTACTGGAACCATTACAAGGACTACTGAAATGACACTATAGATTAATGCCAGGAAAATCCCTTTAAGATGATAGCTGCGTTCAAATAATATAGAGGTAAAAATTACGGCAACAGCTGTAATGCCAATTACATAATAGAAAACAAATAATAACGGTGATTGTGGATACAATAAATTCAGTATGTCAGTAGAATAAATATAAATTACACTGTCAGCCTGCCACAATTGGTCAGGTACTATTTGTCGAGTAATTTGTTTCACAACTTCCAGTAAGATGATTTGCATTCCTGTTAAACCGAAAACAAAAAGCAAAATTGTTGTTAATTTGGCAAAATACACATTTCTGCGTGCTGTAGGAAGCATGAGCAAACGATAAATAACCGATGATTTCCCTAACCAGTCACGGTACCAAATAAAAAATACATAAATCATAAGTAAAGCTGCTGCAAATACAACGGATAGTATGAAGTATTCCGAAAATAAAAAATTCTGCAGTGAATATGCACCATAGTTTTGTATATAGTCGCTTACTGTCATTTGGTCACGCAGCATCGTTGTTTCCGCATTACTTACATAATGTAAAGACGTGATAATGGCCCCGAAAATTTGGGCTGCTACTACCGCAATTATTAAAGCTAGAAAGAGTTTACTAAATCGTTTCACTTCAAAATTGACGAGCTTTATATAATGATTCATCCGACATACACCTCCCGCATTACATCTACTACGGATTTGCCTTCTGTTTCCCGCATTTGTTCTACATCCATTTCTCTTAATACACGGCCGTCTCCAATAAGCACCGCCTTATCGATTAAATGCTCAATATCATTAATTTCATGTGTTGTAATAATGACGCCTCGGTTTTCGATTAAATGACTCGTAAAGACATTCGCAATCTGTTCCCTAGAAAAGATATCGATTCCTGAAAATGGCTCATCCATTAGTATGTAGTCTACGTCCAATGCCAAGCCAAGCAGTAAATTGACTTTTGCCGTGTTCCCTTTTGACAAGCTTGAAATTTTATCGCTCGGATCCAGTTGAAAAAAGGCGAGAAGTTCTGTTGCCCGCTGTTCATTCCACACTTTATAAAAATCGGCCATAAACTCGAAGCTTTCTGCAATTGTATAGTTTGGCGACATTGTCAGACGGTCTGGAATATACGTAATTTTTTCGTACGCAACTTTGCTGATTTTTTTTCCATCGATTAAAATTTCGCCACGGTCAATCGGAGTAAGCGCCATGATAGATTTCATAATGGTCGTTTTTCCTGCACCGTTAATTCCGATCAGGCATGTAATTTGCCCTTTTTCTGCAGTAAAGCTCATATCTTTCAATACTTGCTTTCTTTTATATTTTTTAGAAACATTTTTAACTTCAATCACGATGCTCCGCCTCCTCATACTGTTTCTGTACGAGCTCCATTATTTCGGGAAGTGGCGCATTGATTGATTTTATCGAACTGATAAATACTTGCACCGCTTCACTGATTAATTCTTCACGTACACTTTTTAGTACCGCTTCATCTTTCGTAATGCAACTTGGCATGTTTCCTTCTGTATAAATCAATTTCTGCTCCTCCATTTCCTTATAGGCACGCTGCACTGTATTCGGGTTGATTTTGAGCTGATTGGCCAACTCCCGTCTAGATGGGATGACATGCCCTGGCGCAAACGAACCTTTTGCAATTTGTTCCTTAAAATGACGGATAACCTGCACGTATACAGGATCCCGGTTATTGAATTTCACATCCACCTTGTTCAGCTCCTTTCGTGTATTACTCACTTAGTACACTATTTGCAAAAAAAATCCGTCAAATCGTAATCTGTACTAACTACTTAATACAGTATGCATAAAAAAATGTATTAAGCACTTCATACACCTAATAAGTGTATTATGTGGTTAATACATTTTTTTGTCAATATTATTTTTTACAGGTAATCATTTACAGCCGTTTTAGGATAATCGGATTTAATCCATTCATGGTCATCTGAAATTTTTTCATCGCTAATTAAAAAATACTGATAATGGACTCGATCTCCCTGATCGGGAACCGGGTCATTCCAAGTAGTATCGAGGTGATACCACTGTCCATCCAATTTCACCAAATTCCAGGCATGTGGTCCGCCTGCATTACCGACAACATATTTTGCTTCGATACCGAGCGCTTCAAACATTAATAACGCGGCTAATGCATATCCTTCACAGACACCTTCCCCATTCATTAAAACAGAATAAGGGGTATGCGGATTTGCTTTACTGTTCAGGTTGTACTCAGTATGCACGACTAAATAATCATTCACAAATTTCACTTTATCGGATTCCGTTGCGTTCTCCGGAATTGTACTTATAATCTGATCGATTTTTCCAAGCACTATGGCGTTTTGTTCTGCTGTTAAATCATAGTTAACCGTTGCATGCCACTCAACTTTATTGCCATAATATTTTGCACGTGTTGAAAACTCGCCCATGACCGCCCATAAATACGGTTCATTTGCTTCAAGCCATGCAAATACTTCATCTATTGTCGTTTCAAAATCGGAGACATCCCCTTCATAGTACACCGTAAACTGATTTTCAAACTGTGACATATGATGTGCAATTGCCTGCCCTAACTGCTCCACATTTGTCACTGCCTGCGGTAAATCTTTTACATCATAAACCGGAACAACCTTCTTATTCGCCAAATCCTGAAAATTGAAGCTTTGCAGTTTATTTTCTCCTTGCATAAAGCTGGTCACGATCTGATCGATTTTATCCTCGAAGTTAACATTCAGTTTTAATTGAATGTTTTCGTCAACTGTCGGCAATGTCAATGAAGAGGCTTTTACTTCCTCCTTCAAAATGCCGCCCGAAAGAATTGTCGCAATAAGAAAAAGACATGTAAAAAAACCTTTTGAATAGGTTAATAGGCTTGCGTACAATTTTGTAAAAGGGTTTCTTGTCATACGATTTAATTCCGTATTTGCTTTCAGTTCAAATTTATCTCTGTCTCTGGAGGCAAATAATCGATTTGGTTTCGATGTCGCGTTATTATAAACACTTTTGTATACGTCAAAAAGCTGTTGCTTATTGCCTTTTGCCAGTTTAATTTGTTTAAAATTCTGTTGGATTCCTTTTCGTATTCTGCTCCGTATATATAATTGTGCGGTAAAGGAACGAAACAGCTTTATAAAAATTACTAGGACAATTAGAAAAATGATGGAAAAAATAATTAAATTGCTCATATTACCCCCTACTAATTTTACTAATTTCTATATTACTTAATTATAGGTTTAAAAGATAAATAATATGCATGACATTCTCATAAATAGTTTTTGTTCTATTTCCTCGTCCTTTATTTAGAGATTAACTTTACAGTAAATGAATTTTCCGAAAACGATTTACTTCCACAGCATAAAAGTGTAAAATTACACTAATAGAGTATCATTACTTTTATTGAAAGAGGTGATCTTGTGGAAAGAGATTCAGAGATGCTGGAGCGGATTGCGGCTTTGGAACAGGAATTACGCTTATTAAAAACAGAAGTCCAGCATTTAAAGCAGCATGCGAAAGTTGAGCAAGTTGTACCTGTTAAAACAGAAACGGTAAAACCTGTTGTACGAGAAAAACTATCTGTACCGAATACGGTTGCTGTTCCTAAGGAAGACCCCATTCCAGAAACGGAAAAGCGGTCCCTGGAAGAATTGTTTACTCGGGCATTACCGCGAATTTTTACGGTCATTTTAGTGCTCGGTGTCCTTTGGGGTTTGAAACTCGTTAGTGATTACGGCTTCTTATCCGATAGCGTCAAAATTATTGCCGGGTTTGTATTATCAATCGGTCTTGGCGCATGTGCCTACTATATGGAGAAAAAACAAAAAGGATCGCGGGTTGTCGCGTTATCACTGTATGGTGGTGCCTTCATTGTCGGGATTTTAACTACTGCTGCAGGGGCCATTTTATATGATGTGCTTAGTTTATATGTGGCTCTGATTTTTGCACTGCTTTACATTGTTTATGGGGTATTCATCAGCTTTATTAAAGGAAATGAAGCTTTGACAGTACTCGTTGTCTTTACGTCATTATTACTGCCTTATTTACTCGAATACATGCAATTCAGCGGAATCATTATCGGCATTTTCATCGTGCTGCTGTTCGCAGTTCTACAAATCGTTATTTGGAAGCATACACAGCGAAAAGCACTTTATATCGGGACCGTTTTTTCAGTTTTAGCACTGGCGGTTGTTTCGATATTCCACGATGAACGACTCGTATTTTTTGCCTTTGCGATCATTGCCGTTTTCAGTCTATTTCTCGTAAGTTTCTTACAATTGTATTCTAGTAATAGTAAAGTCCATGCTAGTTTAATATTTACTTTTACTGTCATTGTGTTGTCACTGGTAAACGGCATTCTTTCTCGTGAACAGACTCCGTTACTAATCGCTCTTATTTTGTTCTTAACGATTATAGCTGGTGCATTATACATCGTATTTAAGCGGGCGGACCGACTGTTGATCGATATGTTCGGGACATTATCGGCTATCGTACTGCTGAATATTATTACACAGCTTAATATTTCAAGTGAAATGACGCTACTACTGATGATTGTCGTAACTTTTGGCGGACTGGTTGTTGCGGTAAAGCATGCGATATTATTTATGAAATGGGTTAAGGGCATGACGTTTACTGTACTCGCCTTTTTCGTTTTAATGTTTTATGAAGTGGAGCCATTTTTCTCACTGAAGCATTTGAACATTGTTCTTGTCATTGCAATGCTAATCGGTCTTTATAAAGTGCTGCTTCTGTATAAAGGTACACCGGTTGAAGAGAAGAAGAGACTTTTCAAACTTGAAGATATCTACCCTTCTCTATTGTATTTAGTCGGTCTTCTTTATATTTGGAAACTGGACTGGGCGTATATGCCACAGCATTATACAACGTTTTTAGCTTTCAGTGTGATTGCATTTGCCTTTGTTGCAGTTTTGATTGTCAAACGTGATATTGCCGGTCAACTACTCCCATGGCTTGCTGCCGGAGTTTACGGAATTGCGGGACTTGTTTTACTTTCTACAGTATGGGTTGATGATCGCACC harbors:
- a CDS encoding MerR family transcriptional regulator, with the protein product MKSIKTIAKEYALTTRTLRYYEELGIMKPTRPHNGMRHYSKREEAKIKLIIRGKKYGFSMEEIKEMILLFDLDRTGIKQLERTIEYGQQKLKEIDQKIQELYEIRQDIERTEAIFREKLILLLEDQS
- a CDS encoding o-succinylbenzoate--CoA ligase, translating into MNISNLLARHARKYPNQIAVISLGQETTYQQLDEQVNKIAGSLRASGIVKGDKVGIFMPNVKEFVALYFAIQRVGAVVVPINAKFVTREIEYVLNHSDAKAIFVHELIFEQAATIMFNGLKVKTGPVIHDWQSFNQFEAEGNEVVCCDLVEDDLSTLLYTSGTTGNPKGVLLTNRNVLAVSHMIAIEMEVKPESRMLIMMPLTHSAPLNLFLVTAVLVGATAVLTPTFTPDLLIDTVEKYKTTHFFGAPVAYLLTAGSPRIANADLSSMKWWVYGGAPLSEKEVVYIQQQFNTDNLVCVYGLTEAGPSGSILHAADHPHKAGSIGKRAPFGTELRVINSLNENVAPGEIGEIILYGEGNMKEYYKNPDETKNIFIDGWVRSGDLARIDEEGYIYIVDRKKDVIISGGVNIYPKEIEDQLLQHEAIFEVAVFGVPHPEWGETVKAVYCAKVPVSEQEIREHLENRLAAFKIPKIYEQVEALPRNASGKILKQQLRGEANASVSQ
- a CDS encoding isovaleryl-CoA dehydrogenase, which codes for MQVLANKHEKNQNFYEFDQTLHQLLQQKLSPSFYRYADEQLTAFGALCAGPIDARAKVTDREGEPRLRRYNAYGDEVSEVIVNEGYKQTVAETYATGIVGYVHKDIPELGHKGNYVYSFAQGYLLSQTEPGFYCPVTLTMATAYLLEHYASEELKQKFMPHICATGDTELFEGATFLTERQGGSDVGANVVEARLDQGEWRLYGEKYFASNAGMCGVAMVLARQTTNSKQGSKGLTLFAVPWRNDDGELNHITIRRLKDKLGVKAVPSGEVEFNGAKAYVVGDPSKGIYYMLEALNLSRICNAAASVGIMKRALDEAVHYTNGRIAFGQTVAEFPMVQHSLGALHAKWHASLVALFDLVSRYDEIIGGNASEDEQQIVRLLIALVKKETAEWAIEFTHEAIELHGGNGYIEDFVLPRLLRDAQVLTVWEGTANILAHELIRLVQKNAHITLLHELQQTSHPYLQQLASVVEQRFAVFVTLDPAMQTLEAKPLMQQLARLYEAVVAVKHAESAGEREQMLAEIYIEEQFDQKPFGEVPLAVKGFKLLNSGY
- a CDS encoding multidrug ABC transporter ATP-binding protein, giving the protein MIEVKNVSKKYKRKQVLKDMSFTAEKGQITCLIGINGAGKTTIMKSIMALTPIDRGEILIDGKKISKVAYEKITYIPDRLTMSPNYTIAESFEFMADFYKVWNEQRATELLAFFQLDPSDKISSLSKGNTAKVNLLLGLALDVDYILMDEPFSGIDIFSREQIANVFTSHLIENRGVIITTHEINDIEHLIDKAVLIGDGRVLREMDVEQMRETEGKSVVDVMREVYVG
- a CDS encoding GntR family transcriptional regulator produces the protein MDVKFNNRDPVYVQVIRHFKEQIAKGSFAPGHVIPSRRELANQLKINPNTVQRAYKEMEEQKLIYTEGNMPSCITKDEAVLKSVREELISEAVQVFISSIKSINAPLPEIMELVQKQYEEAEHRD